A genomic window from Triticum urartu cultivar G1812 chromosome 7, Tu2.1, whole genome shotgun sequence includes:
- the LOC125524948 gene encoding uncharacterized protein LOC125524948 gives MAAAALRFPPLLSSCATPTTTAATCTRRTASATLRVAAQPGSAPASASTSTSDGPPEFSPPDGFTPPVPRRLAIKDGQLGSVAGAALAVPFRLGTGLFVQGYSVSLVSADKIPADQYSLEFLGLKVRETSKIDQCRRPEKPIEIYEFEGCPFCRKVREMVAVLDLDVLFYPCPQKGPTFRPKVLEMGGKKQFPYMVDPNTGVAMYESDDIIKYLADTYGDGTIPIMLSLGLFTTITAGLATIWRIWKGSSYTVSKLPPQPIEIWAYEGSPFCKIAREALVELELPHLLHSCARGSPKRQEIFKKLGLFQVPYIEDPNTGVKMFESSEIVEYLKATYSLYPQ, from the exons ATGGCCGCGGCGGCGCTCCGCTtcccgccgctcctctcctcgtGCGCCACGCCTACCACCACAGCCGCCACCTGCACCCGGAGGACGGCGTCAGCCACCCTCAGGGTCGCCGCGCAGCCCGGATCCGCCCCCGCCTCtgcctccacctccacctccgacGGGCCGCCGGAGTTCTCGCCGCCGGACGGGTTCACGCCTCCGGTGCCCAGGCGCTTGGCTATCAAGGATGGGCAGCTCGGAAGCGTCGCCGGCGCGGCCCTCGCCGTGCCTTTCCGCCTCGGCACCGGCCTCTTCGTCCAAGG ATACTCGGTATCACTAGTCTCTGCTGACAAAATACCCGCAGACCAATATTCGCTGGAATTTCTAG GTCTAAAGGTGAGGGAGACCTCAAAGATAGATCAGTGCCGTCGACCAGAAAAACCTATTGAGATATACGAGTTTGAAGG CTGTCCATTTTGTCGAAAG GTGAGAGAGATGGTAGCCGTCTTGGACCTTGATGTTTTATTTTATCCCTGTCCACAAAAGGGGCCAACATTTCGTCCAAAGGTTTTGGAGATGGGAGGAAAGAAACAGTTCCCTTACATG GTGGATCCAAACACAGGAGTTGCCATGTATGAATCAGATGACATCATAAAATACCTTGCGGACACATACG GTGATGGAACTATTCCAATTATGCTATCGCTTGGTCTATTTACG ACAATAACAGCAGGGCTTGCTACGATTTGGCGTATATGGAAG GGATCTTCATACACTGTTTCAAAGCTTCCACCCCAGCCGATAGAGATCTGGGCATACGAG GGCTCTCCTTTCTGTAAAATAGCACGAGAGGCCCTTGTTGAATTGGAGTTGCCACACTTGCTACACAG CTGTGCACGTGGCAGCCCCAAGCGACAGGAAATTTTTAAGAAACTTGGCCTTTTCCAG GTTCCTTATATCGAGGATCCTAACACGGGGGTCAAAATGTTCGAAAGCTCTGAGATCGTAGAGTACCTAAAGGCAACATATTCACTCTATCCTCAGTAA
- the LOC125524949 gene encoding uncharacterized protein LOC125524949, translated as MATAALRFPPFLSSRAVPTTTAATCTRKTASATLRVAAQPESAPVSAPASTSEERPEFSPPAGFAPPVPKRFAVKDGQLASVAGAALALPFRLGTGLFVLGYSVSLVSADKIPSDQYSLEFLGLKVKETSKIDQCRRPEKPIEMYEFEGCPFCRKVREMVSVLDLDVLFYPCPQKGPTFRPKVLEMGGKKQFPYMVDPNTGVAMYESDAIIKYLADTYGDGTVPIMLSLGLFTTITAGLAMIWRVWKGSSYTVSKLPPQPIEIWAYEGSPFCKLAREALVELELPHLLHSCARGSPKRQEIFKKHGIFQAPYIEDPNTGVKMFESAEIIEYLRATYSLYPQYQNL; from the exons ATGGCCACGGCGGCGCTCCGCTTCCCGCCGTTCCTCTCCTCGCGCGCGGTGCCtaccaccaccgccgccacctGCACGCGGAAGACGGCGTCAGCCACCCTCAGGGTCGCCGCGCAGCCCGAATCCGCCCCCGTCTCTGCCCCCGCCTCCACCTCCGAAGAACGGCCGGAGTTCTCGCCGCCGGCAGGGTTCGCGCCTCCGGTGCCCAAGCGCTTCGCGGTCAAGGATGGCCAGCTCGCCAGCGTCGCCGGCGCGGCCCTCGCCCTGCCTTTCCGCCTCGGCACCGGCCTCTTCGTCCTAGG ATACTCGGTATCACTAGTCTCCGCGGATAAAATACCCTCAGACCAATACTCTCTGGAATTTCTAG GTCTAAAGGTTAAGGAGACCTCAAAGATAGATCAGTGCCGTCGACCAGAAAAACCTATTGAGATGTACGAGTTTGAAGG CTGTCCATTTTGTCGTAAG GTGAGAGAGATGGTATCCGTCTTGGACCTTGATGTTTTATTTTACCCCTGTCCTCAAAAGGGGCCAACATTTCGTCCCAAGGTTTTAGAGATGGGTGGGAAAAAACAGTTCCCTTACATG GTGGATCCAAACACCGGAGTTGCCATGTATGAATCAGATGCCATTATAAAATACCTTGCGGACACATACG GTGATGGAACTGTCCCGATTATGCTATCACTTGGTCTATTTACG ACAATAACTGCAGGGCTTGCTATGATTTGGCGTGTATGGAAG GGATCTTCCTACACTGTTTCAAAGCTTCCACCCCAGCCGATAGAGATCTGGGCATACGAG GGATCTCCTTTCTGTAAATTAGCACGAGAGGCCCTTGTTGAATTGGAGTTGCCACACTTGCTACACAG CTGTGCTCGTGGCAGCCCCAAGCGACAGGAAATTTTCAAGAAACATGGCATTTTCCAG GCGCCTTATATTGAGGATCCTAACACGGGGGTGAAGATGTTCGAAAGCGCTGAGATCATAGAGTACCTAAGGGCAACATATTCCCTGTATCCTCAGTACCAAAATCTCTGA